Proteins encoded by one window of Amaranthus tricolor cultivar Red isolate AtriRed21 chromosome 4, ASM2621246v1, whole genome shotgun sequence:
- the LOC130809752 gene encoding ferredoxin--NADP reductase, root isozyme, chloroplastic-like: MSHSAIAKVSVAVPVTNDSSVKGSAFKTYSVSFGSKTWAPAYTLDLKAKNLRLRKQSVLCMSVQQATTPKIPVSPLEFEDAKEPPLHLYKNKEPYTGTIVSVERLVGPKAPGETCHIVIDHGGNVPYWEGQSYGIIPPGENPKKPGSPHNVRLYSIASTRYGDYFDGKTATLCVRRAVYYDPETGKEDPAKKGVCSNFLCDSKPGDKVQITGPSGKVMLLPEDPNATHIMIATGTGVAPFRGYLRRMFMEDVPTFKFKGLSWLFLGVANTDSLLYDDEFTKYLKDYPENFRYDTALSREQQNKKGGKMYVQDKIEEYSDEIFKMLDNGAHIYFCGLKGMMPGIQDTLKRVAEERGESWDEKLSQLKKNKQWHVEVY; this comes from the exons ATGTCTCATTCTGCAATTGCCAAG GTCTCTGTTGCTGTCCCAGTTACAAATGATTCATCTGTGAAAGGATCTGCCTTTAAG ACATACAGTGTAAGCTTTGGCAGTAAAACATGGGCTCCTGCCTATACATTGGACCTGAAAGCAAAGAACTTAAGACTGAGAAAGCAGTCAGTATTATGCATGTCTGTGCAACAAGCTACTACACCCAAAATTCCGGTTTCACCTCTAGAGTTTGAAGATGCTAAAGAACCTCCTTTGCATTTGTACAAGAACAAGGAGCCTTACACAGGAACCATTGTTTCGGTTGAGAGGCTTGTGGGTCCTAAGGCTCCTGGGGAAACATGCCATATTGTCATTGATCATGGTGGCAATGTTCCCTACTGGGAAGGACAGAGTTATGGTATCATACCACCG GGTGAGAACCCGAAGAAACCTGGAAGTCCACACAATGTCCGTCTCTATTCCATTGCCTCTACAAGGTATGGAGACTATTTTGACGGAAAGACTGCTACTTTATGTGTTCGTCGAGCAGTATATTATGATCCCGAAACAGGTAAAGAAGACCCAGCAAAGAAGGGTGTATGCAGCAATTTCCTTTGCGATTCCAAGCCTGGAGACAAGGTCCAGATAACTG GTCCTTCTGGCAAGGTTATGCTATTACCGGAGGACCCAAATGCTACCCACATAATGATTGCTACTGGAACTGGTGTGGCTCCATTTAGAGGTTACCTTCGTCGTATGTTCATGGAGGATGTTCCCACATTTAAGTTCAAAGGCCTTAGCTGGCTATTCCTTGGTGTGGCCAATACCGACAGTCTCCTATACGATGATGAATTCACCAAATATCTAAAAGACTACCCTGAAAACTTCCGTTATGACACTGCTCTTAGCCGAGAACAACAGAACAAAAAGGGCGGAAAGATGTACGTTCAAGATAAGATCGAAGAGTACAGCGATGAAATATTTAAGATGCTCGACAATGGAGCACATATTTACTTCTGTGGGCTGAAAGGTATGATGCCCGGGATTCAAGATACCCTCAAGAGAGTCGCGGAGGAAAGGGGGGAGAGTTGGGATGAAAAGCTTTCTCAGCTCAAGAAGAATAAGCAATGGCATGTAGAGGTTTATTGA